One window of the Paraburkholderia sp. PGU19 genome contains the following:
- the tsaE gene encoding tRNA (adenosine(37)-N6)-threonylcarbamoyltransferase complex ATPase subunit type 1 TsaE, with protein sequence MPDHTGPANRPSAAVLLERQFALADEAATMAFGERFAHAIDSVRSAADATVHDGFNGLQVQLHGDLGAGKTTLVRATLRALGHAGRVRSPTYTLVEPYAVERPDGELELYHFDLYRFTDPAEWADAGFREYFDSGAICLVEWPERAGSLLGVPDLVFSLDVDGDGRMLIARAYSEPGKACLERC encoded by the coding sequence ATGCCCGATCACACCGGTCCCGCGAATCGACCTTCCGCCGCTGTCCTGCTCGAGCGCCAGTTTGCGCTCGCGGACGAAGCCGCGACGATGGCATTCGGCGAGCGCTTCGCGCATGCGATCGACAGCGTGCGCAGCGCAGCCGACGCGACGGTCCATGACGGATTCAACGGTCTCCAGGTGCAGTTGCACGGCGACTTGGGCGCCGGCAAAACGACGCTCGTGCGCGCCACGTTGCGCGCGCTCGGACACGCGGGCCGCGTGCGCAGCCCGACCTATACGCTCGTCGAACCTTATGCGGTCGAACGGCCGGATGGGGAACTCGAGCTATATCACTTCGATCTCTACCGTTTCACCGATCCGGCCGAATGGGCCGACGCAGGCTTTCGCGAATACTTCGACAGCGGCGCTATCTGCCTCGTCGAATGGCCGGAACGCGCGGGCAGTCTGCTGGGCGTGCCGGATCTCGTCTTCTCGCTCGACGTCGACGGCGATGGCCGCATGCTGATCGCCCGGGCGTATAGCGAACCAGGAAAGGCATGTCTCGAAAGATGTTGA
- the queG gene encoding tRNA epoxyqueuosine(34) reductase QueG, translated as MNQGQQQSMSDPHHDPHSPLETTIDEAPVTRHYDEAQLAALASRIKGWGRELGFGAVGISDIDLSHAEAGLAAWLDAGCHGEMDYMAKHGMKRARPAELVAGTRRVISVRMAYLPASSGARKGDESAVADVQHDWRLDERVRFEDPAAAVVSIYARGRDYHKVMRNRLQQLAERIEAEIGQYGFRVFTDSAPVLEVELAQKAGTGWRGKHTLLLQRDAGSLFFLGEIFVDVPLPTDAETSPESAPEAPGAHCGSCTRCIGACPTGAIVAPYQVDARRCISYLTIELKGSIPQDLRPLIGNRVYGCDDCQLVCPWNKFAQAAPVADFDVRHGLDRASLVELFGWSASDFDTRMQGSAIRRIGYECWLRNLAVGMGNALRAARDTLSADARAAIVDALRQRAGDPSPLVREHVEWALEAA; from the coding sequence ATGAACCAAGGCCAGCAGCAATCCATGTCGGACCCACATCACGATCCTCATTCGCCGCTCGAAACGACGATTGATGAAGCACCCGTCACGCGACACTATGATGAAGCGCAACTGGCTGCGCTCGCTTCGCGTATCAAAGGCTGGGGACGCGAACTGGGTTTCGGCGCGGTCGGCATCAGCGATATCGATCTGTCGCACGCTGAAGCGGGCCTTGCAGCCTGGCTCGACGCGGGTTGCCACGGCGAGATGGATTATATGGCCAAACATGGGATGAAACGTGCGCGGCCAGCCGAGCTTGTGGCCGGCACGCGACGCGTGATCTCGGTTCGCATGGCTTATTTGCCGGCTTCTTCAGGGGCGCGAAAGGGCGATGAAAGTGCCGTCGCCGACGTTCAACATGACTGGCGTCTCGACGAACGCGTGCGTTTCGAAGACCCGGCAGCGGCTGTCGTGTCGATCTACGCACGAGGCCGCGACTATCACAAGGTCATGCGCAACCGCTTGCAGCAACTGGCCGAGCGGATCGAGGCCGAGATCGGGCAGTATGGCTTTCGCGTGTTCACCGATTCGGCGCCCGTGCTCGAAGTCGAACTTGCGCAAAAGGCGGGCACGGGCTGGCGCGGCAAGCACACGCTGCTGCTGCAGCGGGATGCGGGGTCGCTGTTCTTTCTCGGCGAAATCTTCGTCGACGTGCCTCTGCCGACAGATGCCGAAACATCGCCCGAAAGCGCGCCCGAAGCACCCGGGGCGCATTGCGGCAGCTGCACGCGCTGCATCGGCGCATGTCCGACGGGGGCGATCGTCGCGCCTTATCAGGTCGATGCGCGGCGCTGCATCTCCTATCTGACGATCGAACTGAAGGGCAGTATTCCCCAGGACTTGCGGCCGCTGATCGGCAATCGTGTGTATGGCTGCGACGATTGCCAGCTCGTGTGTCCGTGGAACAAGTTTGCGCAGGCCGCGCCCGTCGCCGATTTCGATGTGCGTCACGGGCTGGATCGCGCGTCGCTGGTCGAGCTATTCGGCTGGAGCGCGAGCGACTTCGACACGCGCATGCAGGGCAGCGCGATCCGCCGGATCGGCTACGAATGCTGGCTGCGCAATCTCGCCGTCGGCATGGGCAACGCGCTGCGCGCCGCGCGCGATACGCTTTCCGCCGATGCCCGCGCGGCCATCGTCGACGCGCTGCGCCAGCGTGCCGGCGATCCCTCGCCGCTCGTGCGCGAGCATGTCGAGTGGGCGCTGGAAGCGGCGTGA
- a CDS encoding methylated-DNA--[protein]-cysteine S-methyltransferase, with amino-acid sequence MFNAVIDAPFGKIGVRLEGEAVREIVYLPDSVANVEPDSALAKQAVEQIEQYLQHASASFDLPLADVGTPFQRRVWQAISEIPPGVVMTYGQLAKQIGSVPRAVGQACGSNFFPIVIPCHRVVGAGGIGGFAHTGGDGYYRNVKRWLLKHEGVPYA; translated from the coding sequence ATGTTCAACGCAGTGATCGATGCACCGTTCGGCAAGATCGGTGTGCGCCTGGAAGGCGAGGCGGTGCGCGAGATCGTCTATCTGCCCGATTCGGTCGCGAACGTCGAGCCGGATTCGGCGCTCGCGAAGCAGGCCGTCGAGCAGATCGAACAGTACCTGCAGCACGCGTCCGCCAGCTTCGATCTGCCGCTCGCCGACGTCGGCACGCCGTTCCAGCGGCGCGTCTGGCAAGCGATCAGCGAGATTCCGCCCGGCGTCGTGATGACCTACGGGCAACTGGCGAAGCAGATCGGCAGCGTGCCGCGCGCGGTCGGCCAGGCGTGCGGATCGAACTTCTTTCCGATCGTGATTCCGTGTCATCGCGTGGTCGGCGCGGGTGGCATCGGCGGCTTTGCGCATACGGGCGGCGACGGCTACTATCGCAACGTCAAACGCTGGCTACTCAAACACGAGGGCGTACCCTACGCATGA